A single genomic interval of Leptospirales bacterium harbors:
- a CDS encoding DUF1732 domain-containing protein — MTGQGGSSLRRKGLRLDIWIRSLNHRFFECSIRCPPALAALEPAIQERLRELIRRGRIEVEIQTDAPGAFQAIHVDRPLALRYQQLAEELGAGGPLSAYEILRLPGVVSITPQLPAHFPERLLFEALDRAGRALLRNRRKEGAGLVRALRVHLQLIVSQLREIAARRRNLQRRDRRASMAAGEEGAEPERSEIQEEIERLQLHLSAFHEVLRGGPDAGKRADFVAQEMLREANTIAAKSRDFSIRNAVVEIKTALENIREQARNLC, encoded by the coding sequence ATGACCGGACAGGGCGGATCCAGCCTGCGCCGCAAGGGCTTGCGGCTCGACATCTGGATTCGATCGCTGAATCATCGCTTCTTCGAATGTTCGATTCGATGTCCGCCGGCGCTGGCCGCGCTCGAGCCCGCCATCCAGGAGCGCTTGCGTGAACTGATACGACGCGGGCGAATTGAAGTCGAAATACAGACCGACGCACCTGGCGCATTTCAGGCAATTCATGTTGATCGACCTCTGGCCCTGCGCTACCAGCAGCTGGCGGAGGAGCTGGGCGCCGGGGGTCCCTTGAGCGCATATGAAATACTGCGACTGCCTGGCGTGGTTAGCATCACGCCGCAACTGCCCGCCCACTTCCCGGAACGCCTGCTGTTTGAGGCGCTGGACCGGGCTGGCCGGGCGCTATTGCGCAACCGGCGCAAGGAAGGGGCCGGTTTAGTACGTGCGTTGCGTGTCCATCTTCAACTGATCGTTTCACAACTGCGTGAAATTGCCGCCCGTCGTCGCAATCTGCAGCGTCGCGACCGCAGGGCATCGATGGCCGCCGGCGAGGAGGGGGCGGAGCCGGAGCGCAGCGAGATTCAAGAGGAAATCGAACGGCTGCAGCTTCATCTGTCAGCATTTCACGAGGTATTGCGCGGCGGACCTGATGCGGGCAAGCGCGCAGATTTTGTCGCCCAGGAGATGCTGCGCGAGGCCAATACCATTGCCGCCAAATCGCGCGATTTCTCGATTCGCAATGCGGTCGTAGAAATCAAGACTGCTCTGGAGAATATCCGCGAACAGGCTCGAAATCTTTGCTGA